One window of the Candidatus Microbacterium colombiense genome contains the following:
- a CDS encoding helix-turn-helix domain-containing protein — MKTVACIIQDGFAPFEFGVACEAFGLDRSDDGVPNFDFRIVTPHPGVVASKIGFSVNVEHDLSFAYEADLVVFCPVPRSHWDRIDPLLLDVARDAVDRGAWVMSVCSGSFILGAAGVLDGRRATTHWMYSDVMAEMYPDIDIDPDVLFVQDGKIITSAGTAAGIDACLHLLRQELGAEMTNRIARRMVVPPQRDGGQAQFIDRPIPVVPSDSLAAVADWAVVHLRDDLGVEQLAARALMSPRTFARRFKAEYGATPAAWLARQRIIHAQRMLERTELPLEQIADECGFGSAAVLRQNFARVLGLTPTAYRARFSCAEETAA, encoded by the coding sequence ATGAAGACGGTCGCCTGCATCATCCAGGACGGGTTCGCCCCGTTCGAATTCGGAGTCGCCTGCGAGGCGTTCGGTCTCGACCGATCCGACGACGGTGTGCCGAACTTCGACTTCCGCATCGTGACGCCGCATCCGGGTGTCGTGGCATCGAAGATCGGCTTCTCGGTCAACGTCGAGCACGACCTCTCCTTCGCGTACGAGGCCGATCTGGTCGTGTTCTGCCCTGTCCCGCGTTCGCACTGGGACCGGATCGACCCGCTGCTGCTCGATGTCGCGCGCGATGCGGTGGACCGCGGCGCCTGGGTCATGAGCGTGTGCAGCGGATCGTTCATCCTCGGGGCGGCGGGCGTGCTCGACGGGCGACGGGCGACGACGCACTGGATGTACTCCGATGTGATGGCCGAGATGTACCCCGATATCGATATCGACCCCGACGTGCTGTTCGTGCAGGACGGCAAGATCATCACGAGTGCCGGCACCGCCGCCGGCATCGATGCCTGCCTGCACCTGCTGCGCCAGGAGCTCGGCGCCGAGATGACGAACCGCATCGCGCGGCGTATGGTCGTACCTCCCCAGCGCGACGGCGGCCAGGCGCAGTTCATCGATCGACCGATCCCGGTCGTGCCGAGCGACTCGCTCGCGGCGGTGGCCGATTGGGCGGTCGTGCACCTGCGCGACGATCTCGGCGTGGAGCAACTCGCGGCCCGCGCCCTGATGTCGCCGCGCACCTTCGCCCGCCGGTTCAAGGCGGAGTACGGTGCGACGCCGGCCGCCTGGCTCGCCCGTCAGCGCATCATCCACGCGCAGCGGATGCTGGAGCGCACCGAGCTGCCGCTGGAACAGATCGCCGACGAATGCGGCTTCGGCTCCGCGGCGGTGCTGCGGCAGAACTTCGCGCGGGTGCTCGGCCTCACGCCCACGGCGTACCGTGCCCGGTTCTCCTGCGCGGAGGAGACGGCCGCCTGA
- a CDS encoding glycosyltransferase: MHIVFFGDQHLDSLGGAQVSMRLQREYLERAGHTVTVVAPRMHGPHAAAATVNRPGNVDLPSVPITTDREYSMSWPGRATDRYLDRAMTHRPPVDIVHVQADFWGAFIGHRYAQRHGIPVVHTMHNRVDVGIAAVTPLHRPVLAVLNAWRRVAMRGIGAPVAGADGWAFLRGLAAGASAVTAPSTHFARRLEGHGVFEPVDVIWNGIDDEVRDATLAAAPTEREPGRPRFVWLGRMSPEKRLLPFLQAFVASGVDADLEIIGGGAQRAAAEKIVAGNPRVHFAGRLTYPQTLARIAAADALVQTSIGFETQGMTPFEAATLGTPSVICDPDIAAELGGGLWAVEESSASPGSREQEAERTSALAAALRAAASDIAAGTAPTPVPAVVEGFRQSSRTAAMVAVYERVRAELSL; this comes from the coding sequence ATGCACATCGTCTTCTTCGGCGATCAGCACCTCGACTCCCTCGGGGGCGCCCAGGTGTCGATGCGGCTGCAGCGCGAGTACCTGGAGCGCGCCGGCCACACGGTGACCGTCGTGGCGCCGAGGATGCACGGGCCGCATGCCGCTGCGGCGACGGTGAACCGGCCCGGAAACGTCGATCTTCCGTCGGTGCCGATCACGACCGACCGCGAGTACTCGATGAGCTGGCCGGGCCGTGCGACCGACCGCTACCTCGACCGTGCCATGACGCACCGCCCGCCGGTCGACATCGTCCACGTGCAGGCGGACTTCTGGGGCGCGTTCATCGGCCACCGGTACGCGCAGCGCCACGGCATCCCCGTCGTGCACACCATGCACAACCGTGTCGACGTCGGCATCGCCGCGGTGACCCCGCTGCACCGCCCGGTGCTCGCGGTGCTGAACGCCTGGCGTCGCGTCGCGATGCGCGGCATCGGAGCGCCGGTCGCCGGCGCCGACGGCTGGGCGTTCCTGCGCGGCCTCGCCGCCGGAGCATCCGCCGTCACGGCGCCGTCCACACATTTCGCCCGCAGGCTCGAGGGGCACGGGGTGTTCGAGCCGGTCGACGTCATCTGGAACGGCATCGACGATGAGGTGCGCGACGCCACGCTCGCCGCCGCACCGACCGAGCGTGAGCCCGGTCGCCCGCGCTTCGTGTGGCTCGGTCGCATGAGTCCCGAGAAGCGGCTCCTCCCGTTCCTGCAGGCGTTCGTCGCGTCAGGGGTGGATGCTGATCTCGAGATCATCGGCGGCGGAGCACAGCGGGCCGCGGCCGAGAAGATCGTCGCGGGGAATCCTCGCGTGCACTTCGCCGGTCGCCTCACCTACCCGCAGACGCTCGCCCGCATCGCCGCCGCCGATGCGCTGGTGCAGACGTCGATCGGCTTCGAGACGCAGGGGATGACGCCGTTCGAGGCCGCGACGCTGGGCACCCCGTCCGTGATCTGCGACCCCGATATCGCCGCCGAGCTCGGGGGCGGACTCTGGGCGGTCGAGGAGTCGTCGGCATCGCCGGGTTCGCGGGAGCAGGAGGCCGAGCGCACCTCTGCGCTCGCCGCCGCGCTGCGTGCCGCAGCATCCGACATCGCCGCCGGCACCGCGCCGACACCGGTGCCCGCTGTGGTCGAGGGCTTCCGCCAGTCGTCGCGCACCGCCGCGATGGTCGCGGTCTACGAGCGCGTTCGCGCCGAGCTCTCGCTCTAA
- a CDS encoding glycosyltransferase has translation MRILIGCDTFAPDINGAARFAERLAAGLVQRGHDVHVVAPNQAYRRAQPRTEVIEGEPMTLHRLPSVRWAPHDWLRFVWPWRSKHYARKILDQVQPDIVHIQSHIVIGRGLAYIAHERGIPVIATNHVMAENILDHSTFPKFIDDRILKWAWGDAKRTFDLTRAITTPTRRAADFLEGSIDVSGVVPVSCGIDASQYTPVRGPREKNRIIFVGRLTAEKQVEVILQAMTKLDPALGTTFDIVGGGDQRKQLESLTAKLGLADRVTFHGRTTDEELRALLSRASLFVIASIAELQSIATMEAMASALPIVAADAVALPHLVHDGENGYLFPPGDADVLAARLTDVLTAEPAEFERMQQASLDGVAIHDINRTLDTFEALYRDEPLPA, from the coding sequence CTGCGCATCCTGATCGGATGCGACACCTTCGCCCCCGACATCAACGGAGCCGCCCGCTTCGCCGAGCGCCTCGCCGCCGGCCTCGTGCAGCGCGGCCACGACGTGCACGTCGTCGCGCCGAACCAGGCCTACCGCCGGGCGCAGCCGCGCACCGAGGTCATCGAGGGCGAGCCGATGACGCTGCACCGTCTGCCGTCGGTGCGCTGGGCGCCGCACGACTGGCTGCGTTTCGTGTGGCCGTGGCGCAGCAAGCACTACGCGCGCAAGATCCTCGATCAGGTGCAGCCCGACATCGTGCACATCCAGTCGCACATCGTGATCGGCCGCGGTCTGGCGTACATCGCCCACGAGCGCGGCATCCCGGTGATCGCGACGAACCACGTCATGGCCGAGAACATCCTCGACCACAGCACGTTCCCGAAGTTCATCGACGACCGGATCCTGAAGTGGGCCTGGGGTGACGCCAAGCGCACGTTCGACCTGACCCGGGCGATCACGACCCCGACGCGCCGCGCCGCCGACTTCCTCGAGGGCTCGATCGACGTCTCCGGCGTCGTGCCGGTCAGCTGCGGCATCGACGCGTCGCAGTACACGCCTGTGAGGGGCCCGCGCGAGAAGAATCGCATCATCTTCGTCGGTCGCCTCACCGCCGAGAAGCAGGTCGAGGTCATCCTGCAGGCGATGACGAAGCTCGACCCCGCGCTCGGCACGACGTTCGACATCGTGGGCGGCGGCGACCAGCGCAAGCAGCTCGAGTCGCTCACGGCGAAGCTCGGCCTCGCCGACCGCGTGACCTTCCACGGCCGCACGACCGATGAGGAGCTGCGCGCCCTGCTGTCGCGCGCGAGCCTGTTCGTGATCGCCTCGATCGCCGAGCTGCAGTCGATCGCGACCATGGAGGCCATGGCCTCCGCGCTCCCGATCGTCGCGGCCGACGCCGTCGCCCTGCCGCACCTCGTGCACGACGGGGAGAACGGCTACCTGTTCCCTCCCGGTGATGCGGATGTTCTCGCGGCCCGTCTGACCGACGTGCTGACGGCCGAGCCCGCGGAGTTCGAGCGGATGCAGCAGGCCTCCCTCGACGGTGTGGCGATCCACGACATCAACCGCACCCTCGACACCTTCGAGGCGCTGTACCGCGACGAGCCTCTGCCCGCGTGA
- a CDS encoding DUF2252 domain-containing protein — MTPDWTPPASHSDLLDRGIAARKRTPRRALAELPGSTRDPLGILAAQNRDRIPELVPLRAERMSASPFAFYRGTAALMAADLADAPHSGILVASCGDAHVSNFGFYASAQRSLMFDLNDFDEAAWAPWEWDVKRLVASIVVGGQASGRPDAVIDAAVLAAVAAYARGIARATELSPTARYFTHFDVESAKGLLDKASQKAIRGAVKQASRRTGERAVRKLTEVDATGRRRFLHQEPTTTAVGPEVLDLVHDLVAQYRHNASPDIALLFEHFSVSDVARRVVGVGSVGTRCYLVLFQDGEGSTVLMQPKQASRSVLVEYGKVEQPPALQSVIEASGEGARVVAMQRILQALSDPFLGHLRGPNADFYVRQFHDMKGSIEVEELEDGPFITYAQACAATISRAHSQCVTASDVAGYIGSGRVVGQALLAWARAYAEISLGDFEAFRAAQN; from the coding sequence ATGACCCCGGATTGGACGCCGCCCGCGTCTCACAGCGACCTCCTCGATCGCGGCATCGCCGCCCGCAAGCGCACGCCGCGTCGCGCCCTCGCCGAGCTGCCGGGCAGCACCCGCGATCCGCTCGGGATCCTCGCCGCACAGAACCGCGACCGCATCCCCGAGCTCGTGCCGCTGCGGGCCGAACGCATGTCGGCGAGCCCCTTCGCCTTCTATCGGGGAACCGCAGCGCTCATGGCCGCGGACCTCGCGGATGCTCCGCACAGCGGCATCCTCGTCGCCTCCTGCGGCGACGCGCACGTCTCGAACTTCGGGTTCTACGCCTCCGCCCAGCGCAGCCTGATGTTCGACCTCAACGACTTCGACGAGGCCGCCTGGGCGCCGTGGGAATGGGACGTCAAGCGGCTCGTGGCGAGCATCGTCGTGGGCGGGCAGGCTTCGGGCCGACCGGATGCCGTGATCGACGCCGCCGTGCTCGCCGCCGTCGCCGCGTACGCGCGCGGCATCGCGCGGGCGACCGAGCTCAGCCCCACCGCCCGCTACTTCACGCATTTCGACGTGGAATCGGCGAAGGGTCTGCTCGACAAGGCGTCGCAGAAGGCCATCCGCGGGGCGGTCAAGCAGGCTTCCCGGCGAACCGGCGAGCGCGCGGTGCGCAAGTTGACCGAGGTGGATGCCACCGGCCGACGACGCTTCCTCCATCAGGAACCGACCACCACCGCTGTCGGTCCCGAGGTGCTGGATCTCGTGCACGACCTGGTCGCGCAGTACCGGCACAACGCGAGCCCCGACATCGCCCTGCTCTTCGAGCATTTCTCGGTGAGCGACGTGGCCCGGCGCGTGGTCGGCGTGGGCAGCGTGGGCACCCGCTGCTATCTGGTGTTGTTCCAGGACGGCGAGGGGAGCACCGTGCTCATGCAGCCGAAGCAGGCCTCGCGCAGCGTGCTCGTCGAATACGGCAAGGTCGAGCAGCCGCCTGCGCTGCAGTCCGTGATCGAGGCGTCGGGCGAGGGTGCCCGCGTGGTCGCGATGCAGCGCATCCTCCAGGCACTGTCGGATCCGTTCCTCGGGCACCTGCGCGGCCCGAACGCCGACTTCTATGTGCGGCAGTTCCATGACATGAAGGGCAGCATCGAGGTCGAGGAACTCGAGGACGGCCCGTTCATCACTTACGCGCAGGCCTGCGCCGCGACGATCTCCCGGGCCCACAGCCAGTGCGTGACCGCATCGGATGTCGCGGGCTACATCGGCAGTGGGCGCGTGGTGGGGCAGGCGCTGCTCGCGTGGGCACGTGCCTACGCCGAGATCTCGCTGGGCGACTTCGAGGCGTTCCGCGCGGCACAGAACTGA
- a CDS encoding LacI family DNA-binding transcriptional regulator — protein sequence MPPRSRGVTSIDVAKAAGVSQTTVSRIVNGHEGVSDRVRAKVENAIQQLGYRPNLSARSLVTSRTQTIGVVLGDPRNSYYAELLHTISDELNRAGYRALILSGRADTTEDLARTLWETNVDAVILTTTLLPADDEGRIVSLGVPSVTMGPGAAPETATISPDNLEGGRIAGRHLLSLGHRRIGVIAGPLGAASVRDRHDGFLRELAEADVAFDDALLEVADLDYTRAFDAATRLLQLPEPPTALFCHNDLVAFGALNAAKALGVAVPDDVSILGFDDVAMSSWQAFDLTTVRQPILEMARGAVEIVLDLLAEPEQERVHLVLPCTLVERSTTRAR from the coding sequence ATGCCCCCGAGATCACGCGGAGTGACGAGCATCGACGTCGCCAAGGCCGCCGGTGTGTCGCAGACCACCGTGTCACGCATCGTCAACGGCCATGAAGGTGTGTCGGACCGGGTGCGCGCCAAGGTCGAGAACGCGATCCAGCAACTCGGATACCGTCCGAACCTGAGTGCGCGGAGTCTCGTGACCAGCCGCACGCAGACGATCGGCGTCGTGCTGGGCGATCCCCGCAACAGCTACTACGCCGAACTCCTGCACACGATCAGTGACGAGCTCAACCGCGCCGGATACCGGGCTCTCATCCTGAGCGGTCGCGCCGACACCACGGAAGACCTCGCCCGCACGCTGTGGGAGACGAACGTCGACGCCGTGATCCTCACCACGACACTGCTGCCCGCCGATGACGAAGGCCGGATCGTGTCGCTCGGGGTGCCGTCGGTGACGATGGGCCCGGGCGCAGCGCCGGAGACGGCGACGATCTCGCCCGACAACCTCGAAGGCGGACGCATCGCCGGGCGTCATCTGCTCTCTCTCGGGCATCGACGCATCGGCGTGATCGCGGGGCCGCTCGGCGCAGCATCCGTCCGCGACCGTCACGACGGCTTCCTGCGCGAGTTGGCCGAGGCGGATGTCGCCTTCGACGATGCGCTGCTCGAGGTGGCAGACCTCGACTACACGCGGGCGTTCGACGCGGCGACCCGTCTGCTGCAGCTGCCGGAGCCGCCGACCGCGCTGTTCTGCCACAACGACCTCGTCGCGTTCGGAGCGCTCAACGCCGCGAAGGCTCTCGGTGTCGCGGTGCCGGATGACGTGTCGATCCTCGGATTCGACGACGTGGCGATGTCGTCGTGGCAGGCCTTCGACCTCACGACCGTGCGGCAGCCGATCCTCGAGATGGCGCGCGGCGCGGTCGAGATCGTGCTCGACCTGCTCGCCGAGCCGGAGCAGGAGCGCGTGCACCTGGTGCTGCCGTGCACCCTGGTGGAGCGCTCGACCACCCGCGCCCGCTGA
- a CDS encoding MmcQ/YjbR family DNA-binding protein, with product MATIDDVRRIALALPGAQERVGGHTGEPAWRVMSGQFAWMRGPRATDLRQLSELGRSWPDGPVLAVRVGSVEEKEALLAAAPEVYFSIPHFDGFPGILVRVDAVDDAQLQEIVADAWLVRAPAKVAGEWLAEHGLG from the coding sequence ATGGCGACGATCGATGACGTGCGCAGGATCGCCCTCGCGCTGCCCGGTGCACAGGAGCGTGTGGGAGGGCACACGGGTGAGCCCGCGTGGCGGGTGATGAGCGGGCAGTTCGCCTGGATGCGGGGACCCCGCGCGACGGATCTGCGCCAGCTCTCCGAGCTCGGGCGGTCATGGCCCGATGGTCCTGTGCTGGCGGTGCGGGTCGGCAGCGTGGAGGAGAAGGAAGCGCTGCTCGCCGCCGCGCCCGAGGTGTACTTCTCGATCCCGCATTTCGACGGCTTCCCCGGCATCCTCGTGCGGGTGGATGCCGTGGATGACGCGCAACTGCAGGAGATCGTCGCCGATGCCTGGCTCGTCCGTGCGCCGGCGAAGGTCGCGGGGGAATGGCTCGCGGAGCACGGACTCGGCTGA
- a CDS encoding NRDE family protein: MCTVVIDVEDAGSARLLAVRDEDPDRAWDGLGPWWPAQYPGVEGIRDRRAGGAWLAVNRQERRLAVLLNRADVTDLDETRALSRGSLALESVSGRSPQGALPMHGFNLLEVGPDGARVISWDGVTLSRAPIPHGTHMIAHDDLDDPITPRIQAWLPRFRALGPTGEHDDWATEWISLLAESALLSPEDDRAIIRDNRPHGYPTQSLLYATASITPDGLDVRDHALPSPAHWNS; this comes from the coding sequence GTGTGCACAGTCGTGATCGATGTCGAAGATGCCGGATCCGCACGATTGCTCGCCGTGCGCGACGAAGATCCCGATCGCGCGTGGGACGGGCTGGGTCCCTGGTGGCCTGCGCAGTACCCCGGCGTCGAAGGCATCCGTGATCGTCGCGCCGGCGGAGCCTGGCTCGCGGTGAACCGACAGGAGCGACGCCTTGCCGTACTCCTCAACCGTGCCGACGTGACCGACCTCGACGAGACGCGCGCACTCTCACGCGGTTCGCTCGCTCTCGAGTCGGTCAGCGGGCGATCACCACAGGGCGCGTTGCCGATGCACGGGTTCAACCTGCTCGAGGTCGGACCGGACGGCGCACGGGTCATCTCGTGGGACGGCGTGACGCTCAGCCGAGCGCCCATCCCTCACGGCACCCACATGATCGCGCACGACGACCTCGACGATCCGATCACCCCGCGCATCCAGGCCTGGCTGCCCCGTTTCCGTGCGCTCGGCCCGACCGGAGAGCACGACGACTGGGCGACGGAGTGGATCTCCCTCCTTGCCGAGTCCGCTCTGCTCTCACCCGAAGACGACCGCGCGATCATCCGTGACAACCGTCCGCACGGCTATCCCACGCAGTCTCTGCTGTACGCCACGGCATCCATCACACCCGACGGCCTCGACGTGCGCGACCACGCACTGCCGTCGCCCGCGCACTGGAACTCATGA
- a CDS encoding LacI family DNA-binding transcriptional regulator: protein MPPVKRVTITDIARLAGVSPGAVSFALNGRPGVSEQTRQRILAIAAEHEWMPSSTARALTGARAGVIGFAVNRPARTLGAEAFFTDLIAGVQSALSPLGIALQTVLVTSVDEEITTYRRWRNAHQVDGVIVIDPRDDDPRLRALRELGLPAVVIGSVASRETDPATLWIDDRQVARAVFAHLAGFGHRSIAYVAGPGEFQHTRLRADELAALADRGVVGEVIPTDSSPAAASAALHRLLDSAEPPTAVVFDNDVMAIAGLRAAQERGVVVPGELSLASFDDSVVAALVHPSITCATRDTFGLGGDAAQFLLAQIESPEVLPDRAAAVPTLTVRDSTAAPSSAPSA, encoded by the coding sequence ATGCCCCCGGTGAAGCGCGTCACGATCACCGATATCGCGCGCCTCGCGGGTGTCTCTCCCGGAGCGGTGTCGTTCGCGTTGAACGGTCGGCCCGGCGTGAGCGAGCAGACGCGGCAGCGCATCCTCGCGATCGCCGCGGAGCATGAATGGATGCCGAGTTCCACGGCCCGCGCGCTCACGGGAGCCCGTGCCGGGGTCATCGGCTTCGCCGTGAACCGCCCCGCCCGCACCCTCGGCGCCGAGGCGTTCTTCACCGATCTGATCGCCGGGGTGCAGTCGGCGCTCTCCCCGCTCGGGATCGCCCTGCAGACCGTGCTCGTGACGTCGGTCGACGAGGAGATCACGACCTACCGTCGGTGGCGCAACGCACATCAGGTCGACGGCGTCATCGTGATCGACCCCCGCGACGACGATCCGCGGTTGCGGGCGCTGCGCGAACTCGGGCTCCCCGCGGTCGTGATCGGCAGCGTCGCCTCGCGCGAGACCGACCCGGCCACCCTCTGGATCGACGATCGTCAGGTCGCCCGCGCCGTGTTCGCCCATCTCGCGGGGTTCGGCCACCGGTCCATCGCGTATGTGGCGGGGCCGGGGGAGTTCCAGCACACCCGCCTGCGTGCCGACGAGCTCGCCGCACTCGCGGATCGCGGGGTCGTCGGTGAGGTCATCCCGACCGACTCGTCACCGGCTGCAGCATCCGCAGCCCTGCACCGGCTGCTCGACAGCGCGGAACCGCCGACCGCGGTCGTCTTCGACAACGACGTGATGGCGATCGCCGGGTTGCGTGCTGCGCAGGAGCGAGGCGTGGTCGTGCCGGGAGAGCTCTCGCTGGCGTCGTTCGACGACTCGGTGGTCGCGGCGCTCGTGCATCCGTCGATCACGTGCGCCACCCGCGACACGTTCGGGCTGGGAGGGGATGCTGCGCAGTTCCTACTCGCGCAGATCGAATCGCCTGAGGTGCTGCCCGACCGCGCCGCCGCCGTTCCCACGCTCACGGTGCGCGACAGTACGGCAGCGCCCTCGAGCGCTCCGAGCGCTTGA
- a CDS encoding glycosyl hydrolase translates to MTSTAAPLRFGANYTPRSQWMHAWMSLDLDEVRRDFAALADLGLDHLRLFPLWTVLQPNRTLIRDEAVDDVRAVVDVAAEFGLDASVDVIQGHLSSFDFIPSWLFTWHDKNMFTHPDALSGQAELVTRLGQRLGDASNFLGFTLGNETNQFSAQTHPSPWPVTEAEASNWITTLLDAAHAAAPAQQHVHAEYDAAWYMDGHGFTPALASRLGDITTVHSWIFNGTAQRYGGRSAASDRHAEYMIELARAFAIDPNHPIWLQEVGAPSNCLTPEQTPEFLEATLRSVARTENLWGVTWWCSHDVSRSLADFPELEYTLGLVDQTGEAKPIGRRFAELIPELRERQPAPARSLGIVVEVDEAETPISRGAMSPGGAIFQAWVDACEAGADAAFVTSKDAANPDALAARGISELVRPVVEPWDYASQNTIVEHRAV, encoded by the coding sequence ATGACCAGCACCGCTGCACCGTTGCGATTCGGCGCCAACTACACCCCGCGTTCCCAGTGGATGCACGCCTGGATGTCGCTCGACCTCGACGAGGTGCGCCGTGACTTCGCCGCCCTCGCCGACCTCGGCCTCGACCACCTGCGACTCTTCCCGCTGTGGACGGTGCTGCAGCCGAACCGCACGCTGATCCGCGACGAGGCGGTCGACGACGTGCGCGCCGTGGTCGACGTGGCCGCCGAGTTCGGGCTCGATGCGAGCGTCGACGTGATCCAAGGGCATCTGTCGAGCTTCGACTTCATCCCCTCGTGGCTGTTCACCTGGCACGACAAGAACATGTTCACGCACCCGGATGCGCTCAGCGGGCAGGCCGAGCTGGTCACGCGCCTGGGGCAGCGCCTCGGCGACGCGTCGAACTTCCTCGGCTTCACGCTCGGCAATGAGACGAACCAGTTCTCGGCCCAGACACACCCCTCCCCGTGGCCGGTCACCGAGGCGGAGGCGTCCAACTGGATCACGACGCTGCTCGACGCCGCGCACGCCGCCGCCCCCGCGCAGCAGCACGTGCACGCCGAGTACGACGCCGCCTGGTACATGGACGGGCACGGCTTCACTCCCGCCCTCGCCTCCCGTCTGGGCGACATCACCACCGTGCACTCGTGGATCTTCAACGGCACCGCGCAGCGCTACGGCGGGCGCTCGGCGGCATCCGACCGGCACGCCGAGTACATGATCGAGCTCGCCCGCGCGTTCGCGATCGACCCGAACCACCCGATCTGGTTGCAGGAGGTCGGCGCTCCCTCGAACTGTCTGACGCCGGAGCAGACGCCCGAGTTCCTCGAGGCCACACTGCGCTCTGTCGCGCGCACCGAGAACCTGTGGGGCGTCACCTGGTGGTGCTCGCACGACGTCAGCCGCAGCCTCGCCGACTTCCCCGAGTTGGAGTACACGCTCGGCCTCGTGGACCAGACCGGTGAGGCGAAGCCGATCGGCCGCCGCTTCGCCGAACTCATCCCCGAGTTGCGGGAGCGGCAGCCTGCACCTGCCCGGTCGCTCGGCATCGTGGTCGAGGTCGATGAGGCCGAGACCCCGATCAGCCGCGGCGCGATGAGCCCGGGCGGCGCCATCTTCCAGGCATGGGTCGACGCGTGCGAGGCGGGGGCGGATGCCGCATTCGTGACGTCGAAGGATGCGGCGAACCCTGACGCGCTCGCCGCCCGCGGCATCAGCGAGCTCGTGCGCCCGGTCGTCGAGCCCTGGGACTACGCCTCGCAGAACACGATCGTCGAGCACCGCGCGGTCTAG